A single window of Nicotiana tomentosiformis chromosome 1, ASM39032v3, whole genome shotgun sequence DNA harbors:
- the LOC104097230 gene encoding cytochrome b561 and DOMON domain-containing protein At3g25290-like, whose translation MSSPAIPFAVFLVVASLLISPSLSQTCSSQKFTNNKVYTRCSDLPALKSFLHWTYNAENSTLDIAFVAPPDKSDGWIAWAINPKDTGMAGAQTLLAFKNSKGEMLVKTYDILSYTSIKESSKLWFDVKESAAEFSGGLMRLFATLVLPEKGKTTLNHVWQVGPSLTNGFPAKHDFQLANLNSKGTLDLLSGESKSGASGDSKVKRKNIHGILNAISWGILFPVGIIIARYLRTFQSADPAWFYLHISCQCSAYIIGVAGWATGLKLGSESKGITYDTHRNIGIALFSLATLQVFALLLRPKKDNKYRFYWNIYHHGVGYTMLVLSLINVFKGLDILDPVTKWRSAYIGILVVLGAIALLLEVITWIVVLRRKSNKSTKPYDG comes from the exons ATGTCGTCGCCGGCCATTCCCTTCGCCGTTTTCCTTGTCGTTGCTTCTTTACTAATCTCCCCTTCACTATCCCAAACATGTTCGTCACAGAAATTCACCAACAACAAGGTTTATACTCGTTGCAGCGATCTTCCGGCACTCAAATCGTTCCTCCACTGGACATATAATGCTGAAAACTCCACTCTTGATATTGCCTTTGTTGCTCCGCCGGACAAATCCGACGGGTGGATTGCGTGGGCTATTAACCCAAAAGATACGGGCATGGCCGGGGCCCAAACTTTGCTTGCGTTTAAAAATTCCAAAGGCGAAATGTTGGTTAAGACGTATGATATTTTGAGTTATACTTCGATTAAGGAGTCGTCAAAGTTGTGGTTCGATGTGAAAGAGTCCGCGGCGGAGTTCTCCGGCGGGTTGATGCGGTTGTTCGCGACGCTTGTGCTGCCGGAAAAGGGCAAAACGACGTTGAATCATGTGTGGCAGGTGGGACCCTCTCTTACCAATGGTTTTCCGGCTAAGCATGATTTTCAGCTAGCTAATTTGAATTCTAAAGGAACCCTTGATTTGCTGAGCGGTGAAAGCAAAAGCGGTGCTTCTGGGGATTCTAAGGTCAAGAGAAAAAAT ATCCATGGAATCCTTAATGCTATTAGTTGGGGGATTCTGTTTCCAGTTGGGATCATCATAGCAAGGTACTTGAGAACTTTCCAGTCTGCAGATCCAGCATGGTTTTATCTTCACATTTCTTGCCAGTGTTCTGCTTATATTATCGGGGTTGCTGGCTGGGCAACTGGTCTTAAGCTTGGAAGTGAATCAAAGGGTATCACATATGATACCCATCGTAATATTGGGATTGCACTCTTCTCTCTTGCAACATTGCAG GTTTTTGCCTTGTTACTGAGGCCCAAGAAGGACAATAAGTACAGATTTTACTGGAATATCTACCATCATGGAGTTGGCTATACAATGCTTGTCCTCAGCTTGATTAATGTTTTCAAAGGTCTTGACATACTAGATCCCGTGACTAAGTGGAGATCTGCATATATTGGTATACTAGTGGTGTTAGGAGCAATCGCCCTATTGTTGGAAGTGATTACCTGGATTGTTGTGTTAAGGAGGAAATCTAACAAATCCACCAAACCATATGATGGTTGA